In Streptomyces rapamycinicus NRRL 5491, the genomic stretch CGACCGCACCCAGTGCATCGCGATGCACCTGGAGGACCTCAAGGACGGCCGGGCCTTCGTGGAGGCGGCACGTGCCACGGTGCCCCGGAAGCCGGTGGTGGTCCTCAAGGCGGGCCGTACGGCCGCGGGCGCCAAGGCCGCCGGGTCCCACACCGGCGCGCTGGCCGGGGACGACGCGGTCTACGACGACATCCTGCGGCAGGCCGGGGTGATCCGGGCGCCGGGCCTGGGCGAGATGCTGGAGTACGCGCGGGCGCTGCCCGTGCTGCCCGCACCCCAGGGCGACAACGTCGTCATCATCACCGGCGCCGGGGGCTCGGGGGTGCTGCTGTCGGACGCGATCGTCGACAACGGACTGTCCCTGATGGAGATCCCCGAGGATCTGGACGCCGCCTTCCGCCGCTTCATCCCGCCGTTCGGCGCGGCCGGGAACCCGGTGGACATCACCGGCGGCGAACCGCCGTCCACCTACGAGGCGACCATCCGGCTGGGCCTGGCGGATCCACGGATCCACGCCCTGGTCCTGGGCTACTGGCACACCATCGTCACACCGCCGATGGTGTTCGCCGAGCTGACCGCGCGGGTCGTCGAGGAGTTCCGCGCCCGGGGCATCGCCAAACCGGTGGTGGCCTCGCTCGCGGGCGACACCGAGGTCGAGGAGGCGTGCGCGTACCTCTTCGAGCGCGGGGTCGTGGCCTATCCGTACACCACCGAGAAGCCGGTGGCCGTCCTGGGCGCCAAGTACCGCTGGGCCAGGTCGGCGGGGTTGCTCACCTAAGCGCTCCGCTGGAAGTGCCCCGACCTGCCGTCGATCGTCTGCGGCACCGTCGTGGCTGGTCGCGCCCGCGTGGCGGAGCCGCATATCGACACGGCCCCGCGCCCCTTCGGGGCGCCACCGAACCGCGACCGACTTCCACCGATCCGCATAGCAACCCGCGTTTCCCGGAGCACGAAGAGTTTGGACAGGGGGCGCTGGCCGGGTTCCTTCGAAGCCAAGGGGACGACATGAGCACAGCAGAACAGCCGGAAGGGGTCCTCCCCTTCCGTGAAGTGCAGGACAGCAAGGGACGTACGTATCGCATCGGCGAGACCGACCGCGACATCCTGGGCCACAGCCGGAAGCTGATGGTCTATCTGCCGTGGATCGCGATGATGGCCATCAGCGTGTCCGAGTACGCGTACGGCTCGGCGGAGGACACGCTCTCGGAGGCGCACGGCTGGACCCAGAGCAACACCTTCTGGATCCTCAGCGTCTGGGTGTTCTTCCAGGCGGGCATCGCCTTCCCGGCCGGATGGCTGCGGGAGAAGGGGATCCTGACCGCCCGCAGTGCGATGTTCCTGGGTTCGGGGCTGTGTCTGATCGGCTTCCTGGCCCTCTCGCACCTCGACAACGTCTTCGCGGCGATCGTCGGCTTCGGTGTCATCGGGGGCCTCGGCTCCGGGTTCGTCTACGCCACCTGCATCAACATGGTGGGCAAGTGGTTCCCGGAGCGGCGCGGCGCGAAGACGGGGTTCGTCAACGGAGGGTTCGCCTACGGCGCGCTGCCGTTCATCTTCATCTTCAACTACTGGTTCGACACCGGGAACTTCGACGAGGTCCTGGACCTCATCGGGGTCTATGTGCTGATCATCGTGGCGGTCTGCGCCTGGTTCTTCAAGGACCCGCCGAAGAACTGGTGGCCCGCCGACATCGACCCGCTGAGCTACGCCGGCAACGCCAAGAGCGCGGCGAGCCTGGCGAAGAACCCGCCTGCGGTGCGGCAGTACACGCCCAAGGAGGCCATCAGGACCGGAATGCTGCCGCTGATGTGGTTCTCCCTGGTGCTCACCGCGGGAGTGTCCATATTCGGCATC encodes the following:
- a CDS encoding OFA family MFS transporter; the protein is MSTAEQPEGVLPFREVQDSKGRTYRIGETDRDILGHSRKLMVYLPWIAMMAISVSEYAYGSAEDTLSEAHGWTQSNTFWILSVWVFFQAGIAFPAGWLREKGILTARSAMFLGSGLCLIGFLALSHLDNVFAAIVGFGVIGGLGSGFVYATCINMVGKWFPERRGAKTGFVNGGFAYGALPFIFIFNYWFDTGNFDEVLDLIGVYVLIIVAVCAWFFKDPPKNWWPADIDPLSYAGNAKSAASLAKNPPAVRQYTPKEAIRTGMLPLMWFSLVLTAGVSIFGISFQVDYAKEVGFGPLVAASSMGIMSVINGVGRGVVGWLSDLWGRKTTLVFVIVVLGLAQFGVIWAGDIHNEVLFLFFAFLSGFGGGAFYPMFAALTPDYFGENYNATNYGLVYSGKLISGLFGGGLGSMVVDSWGYDGAYALAGGISMVAAGVALLLRQPGRPRVRDIAPNPQPISREAV